In one window of Pseudodesulfovibrio sediminis DNA:
- a CDS encoding glycosyltransferase family 2 protein, producing MAAPKISVTMPCYNCAETVGRALTSLLAQTCTDFEVVAVDDGSTDDTAGVLAEYARRDSRIRFFSIEHGGVIAAANAGIEAARGQYIARMDADDESMPDRLAAQAQLLDSTPDVGLVGCRVRFGGCRAQCAGYAHYVDWTNTVLTPEAINLHRFVEFPVPNPSIMFRRECVESYGPYRDGDFPEDYDLLLRWLEAGVRMAKVDEELLLWNDPPTRLSRTHPRYDVDAFYRIKTEYLVRWLAANNPHHSVVHILGSGRTTRKRADMLLSHGIEFAAYYDIDPRKIGHVVNGVKVVDRNDIPAPGEAFCIPYVASRGAREEIALFLAERGYVLGRDYIPAA from the coding sequence ATGGCCGCTCCAAAGATATCCGTGACCATGCCGTGCTACAATTGCGCGGAGACCGTGGGCAGGGCGTTAACGAGTCTGCTCGCGCAAACCTGTACGGATTTCGAAGTGGTGGCCGTTGATGACGGCAGTACGGATGACACAGCGGGAGTTCTGGCCGAGTATGCGCGCCGGGATTCCCGTATCCGTTTTTTCAGCATAGAGCACGGCGGCGTCATTGCCGCTGCCAATGCCGGTATTGAGGCTGCTCGCGGTCAATACATCGCCCGCATGGACGCCGATGACGAGTCGATGCCTGATCGTCTGGCCGCACAGGCGCAGTTGCTGGACAGCACGCCTGATGTGGGGCTGGTCGGTTGCAGGGTCCGTTTTGGGGGGTGCCGCGCGCAATGTGCCGGATATGCCCATTATGTGGACTGGACCAACACGGTCCTCACCCCGGAGGCGATCAACCTGCACCGTTTCGTGGAGTTCCCGGTGCCCAACCCGTCCATCATGTTCCGTCGGGAGTGTGTGGAGTCGTATGGTCCCTACCGCGATGGAGATTTTCCCGAAGATTACGATCTGCTCCTGCGTTGGCTGGAGGCAGGGGTGCGCATGGCCAAGGTCGATGAGGAGCTGTTGCTCTGGAATGACCCGCCCACCCGGTTGTCCCGAACGCACCCGCGCTATGACGTGGATGCCTTCTACCGCATCAAGACCGAATATCTGGTCCGGTGGCTTGCGGCCAATAATCCGCATCATTCCGTTGTGCATATCCTCGGTTCAGGTCGCACTACCCGTAAGCGTGCAGATATGTTACTCTCTCATGGAATTGAGTTCGCGGCATACTATGATATCGACCCACGCAAGATCGGTCATGTGGTCAATGGCGTGAAGGTGGTTGATCGCAATGATATCCCGGCTCCGGGCGAGGCGTTTTGCATTCCCTATGTCGCCAGTCGAGGCGCACGTGAGGAAATCGCGCTGTTTCTGGCGGAACGAGGGTATGTCCTCGGGAGAGATTATATCCCGGCAGCCTAA